The following proteins are co-located in the Salvelinus sp. IW2-2015 linkage group LG36, ASM291031v2, whole genome shotgun sequence genome:
- the LOC111959775 gene encoding rhodopsin kinase GRK1-like, with product MIGMVVYPETFSENGKSICSGLLEKQVDQRLGFKNGACDEIGAHPFFSGIHWRRLDAGHPTAATKRLHVRSTLSRPMKFPVQGVDLGTA from the exons ATGATCGGGATGGTGGTCTACCCAGAGACATTCAGTGAGAACGGCAAGTCCATCTGCTCCGggctgctggagaaacaggtggaCCAGAGACTAGGCTTCAAGAACGGCGCATGTGACGAGATCGGGGCACACCCCTTCTTCAGCGGCATCCACTGGAGGAGACTGGACGCAG GTCATCCCACAGCTGCCACAAAGAGACTTCACGTCAGAAGCACACTATCCCGCCCTATGAAGTTTCCTGTGCAGGGAGTCGATCTTGGAACAGCCTAA
- the LOC111959943 gene encoding protein-lysine methyltransferase METTL21C-like: METSSTAKQSDQEVPKKERTDGEPVVSDRKQMAREALDRLNVWEPSVYYTLGKESFFIAGHEICIRESLDSYGALIWPGAVALSQFLENNRQQVNLLDKAVLEIGAGTGLLSIVASLLGAWVTATDLPEILPNLTFNLSRNSKSRCRYTPQVRALTWGQDLERDFPCTSCRYDYVLAADVVYHHDYLEELLATMRHFCRPASGTTLLWANKVRFQSDLRFKESFESCFNTTLLTELKEGDVRIYKATARE, translated from the exons ATGGAGACCTCCTCTACAGCCAAACAGTCTGACCAGGAGGTTCCCAAGAAAGAAAGGACAGATGGAGAGCCTG TGGTGTCTGACCGTAAGCAGATGGCCAGGGAGGCGTTGGACAGACTGAACGTCTGGGAGCCCAGTGTTTACTACACCCTGGGAAAAGAGTCCTTCTTCATCGCTGGTCATGAAATCTGCATCCGAGAGTCTCTGGACTCCTACGGCGCCCTCATCTGGCCGGGG gcggtGGCTCTAAGTCAGTTCCTGGAGAATAACCGGCAGCAGGTGAATCTACTGGATAAAGCAGTTCTGGAGATCGGGGCAGGCACAGGCTTACTGTCTATTGTGGCGAGTCTACTGG GAGCCTGGGTAACGGCCACCGACCTGCCCGAAATCCTTCCCAAcctgacctttaacctctctCGTAACTCCAAGAGCCGCTGCCGCTACACGCCCCAGGTGAGGGCCCTCACCTGGGGTCAAGACCTCGAGAGAGACTTCCCCTGTACTTCCTGTCGCTACGACTATGTTCTGGCAGCCGATGTGGTGTATCACCACGACTACCTGGAGGAGCTGCTGGCGACCATGCGCCACTTCTGCAGACCAGCAAGTGGCACGACGCTCCTGTGGGCCAATAAGGTGAGGTTTCAGTCAGACCTGAGGTTCAAGGAGAGCTTTGAGAGTTGTTTTAATACGACGCTACTGACAGAGCTGAAGGAGGGGGACGTGAGGATCTACAAGGCCACGGCacgggagtga